Proteins found in one Subtercola endophyticus genomic segment:
- a CDS encoding acyl-CoA dehydrogenase family protein — protein MDFELTEDQVTIRDAVTDLAKRFDDEYWMHKDLDKEFPTEFYNAMAEGGWLGITTPEEYGGHGFGITEASLLIEAVAASGGGMNAASSIHLSIFGMHPVIVHGSDEMKQQNLPRIVNGDLHVCFGVTEPDAGLDTTRITTFAKRDGDHYVVNGKKVWISKAMESEKILLLTRTAKFEDSPKKTDGLTLFFTDLDRSAIDVKPIKKMGRNAVSSNELFIDNLHIPVEDRIGEEGKGFRYILDGLNPERMLVAAEALGIGRAALRRAVQYGNDRHVFGRPIGMNQGLQFPLADALARLDAAELMLRKATWLYDKGLPCAREANMAKYLCADAGFEAADRALQTHGGMGYAEEYHVARYFRESRLLRIAPLSQEMVLNYIGEHVLGLPRSY, from the coding sequence GTGGATTTTGAGCTCACCGAAGACCAGGTGACGATACGCGACGCCGTCACCGACCTCGCCAAGCGGTTCGACGACGAATACTGGATGCACAAAGACCTCGACAAAGAATTTCCCACCGAGTTCTACAACGCCATGGCCGAGGGCGGCTGGCTCGGCATCACTACTCCCGAAGAATACGGCGGTCACGGTTTCGGCATCACCGAGGCGTCGCTTCTCATCGAGGCGGTTGCCGCATCGGGAGGCGGAATGAACGCCGCTAGTTCGATCCATCTCAGCATCTTCGGCATGCACCCGGTCATCGTGCACGGCTCCGACGAGATGAAGCAGCAGAACCTGCCGCGCATCGTGAACGGCGACCTGCACGTCTGTTTCGGCGTGACCGAACCCGACGCCGGGCTCGACACGACCCGCATCACGACCTTCGCCAAACGCGACGGCGATCACTACGTGGTCAACGGTAAGAAGGTGTGGATCTCGAAGGCCATGGAGTCAGAGAAGATTCTGCTGCTGACCCGCACGGCGAAGTTCGAAGACTCCCCCAAGAAGACCGACGGCTTGACCCTCTTCTTCACCGACCTCGACCGCTCGGCAATCGACGTGAAGCCCATCAAGAAGATGGGCCGCAACGCCGTCAGCTCTAACGAACTCTTCATCGACAACCTGCACATTCCGGTCGAAGACCGCATCGGCGAAGAAGGCAAAGGCTTTCGCTACATTCTCGACGGCCTGAACCCCGAACGGATGCTCGTCGCAGCCGAAGCGCTCGGAATCGGCCGAGCCGCCCTTCGCCGTGCGGTGCAGTACGGCAACGACCGTCACGTCTTCGGCCGGCCCATCGGCATGAACCAGGGGCTGCAGTTTCCGCTCGCCGATGCGCTCGCCCGGCTCGATGCTGCAGAGCTGATGCTGCGCAAGGCCACCTGGCTCTACGACAAGGGCCTGCCGTGCGCCCGCGAGGCGAACATGGCGAAATACCTCTGCGCCGACGCCGGCTTCGAGGCCGCCGACCGCGCGCTGCAGACGCACGGCGGCATGGGTTACGCCGAGGAGTACCACGTGGCGCGTTACTTCAGAGAGTCCCGGCTGCTGCGCATCGCTCCGCTCAGCCAGGAGATGGTGCTCAACTACATCGGCGAGCACGTGCTCGGTCTGCCGAGGAGCTACTGA
- a CDS encoding SDR family NAD(P)-dependent oxidoreductase — protein sequence MGILSGRSALVTGAGGGIGAAVSRALARNGAAVLVTDIYAEAAQAVADAIVADGFTAEAFAFDVRDSSAAADAAAAAARLADGVLHILVNNAGAIAPAMFKNLDEDDFRRIVEIHLMGSFNCSKAALGYLPDDGSGRIINVTSAAGIVGTIGQANYGAAKAGIIGLTKSLAKELARRAITVNAIAPLAATAMTQNIRDNEKLAAVTLARIPLGRWAEPDEIAETFVFFASDAAGYITGQVLPVDGGTVI from the coding sequence ATGGGCATCCTCTCGGGGCGGTCGGCGCTGGTGACGGGCGCGGGCGGCGGAATCGGTGCAGCGGTGTCTCGTGCACTCGCGCGAAACGGGGCCGCCGTACTGGTCACCGACATCTATGCCGAGGCGGCACAGGCGGTGGCCGATGCCATCGTGGCCGACGGCTTCACCGCCGAAGCGTTCGCGTTCGACGTTCGCGACAGCTCGGCTGCCGCTGACGCTGCTGCGGCGGCCGCCCGTCTCGCCGACGGCGTGCTGCACATTCTCGTCAACAACGCCGGTGCGATCGCGCCCGCGATGTTCAAGAACCTCGACGAAGACGACTTTCGCCGCATCGTGGAGATTCACCTGATGGGCAGTTTCAACTGCAGCAAGGCAGCGCTCGGCTACCTTCCCGACGACGGCTCGGGGCGCATCATCAATGTGACCTCCGCCGCCGGCATCGTGGGCACCATCGGGCAGGCGAACTACGGCGCGGCGAAGGCCGGCATCATCGGGCTGACAAAATCGTTGGCCAAAGAGCTGGCTCGCCGGGCGATCACCGTGAACGCGATCGCACCGCTCGCTGCGACGGCCATGACGCAGAACATTCGCGACAACGAGAAGCTGGCCGCGGTCACGCTCGCCCGCATTCCCCTCGGCCGGTGGGCCGAACCCGACGAGATCGCCGAGACGTTCGTCTTCTTCGCCTCAGACGCGGCGGGGTACATCACGGGGCAAGTACTGCCGGTCGACGGTGGAACGGTGATCTGA